A genomic stretch from Vibrio coralliilyticus includes:
- a CDS encoding hybrid sensor histidine kinase/response regulator produces the protein MYTKAVVLVLTALLVLLWAVYFCTALAKRHGTFSLQQYGYYIGYTIGVFIWMLSNSYFHTDLIKQFSHEVAINMAILANLANLIAFACAYCFIAKLHKHYTGQSVPYWQQKLVFAIFISSVACNLLPGWTIKGIEITAPSNFRLEFGPYTKYFFLGIVTLILLTFTNLLSLKNSNSPIRRTRINYMILGITIFMCSTAIIQVGLTYFFNEFSLTWLPPTLSLSEMLFMGYGLLTSRFYSPKYICFVALNVGTTALIYASLISILYPFIEIRLTDVLLSVLLVGVTWQTLYKTIRRGASLLLYGDSICPVERISRLEEEFQHSPAQAIESLANYLQVPKDKLRLLDDYQGAHLYRAYFKDHSAALVIEEVEEVLSQLGNHTLSLVHQNMNKTQSALVLPIYKSKNNLSHVLVSSPKNDGVYFSYEELSALERVFKKVQVHINYEREVRQSQALASSIAHEMRNPFAQVQFQFEHLGSGIDSNRPLEELATHVNKGKQAIKRGHQLIDIIVREVDNASLDQEPVLPSSMSSVILAAVNQYGFDDDSMRQRVHLDIEQDFVVKINETLFNFVLFNLLRNAIYYFDPYPDSTITIRTLKGNDQNQVIFSDTGPGIPEAYLSKIFDDFFSHNKSGGSGLGLGYCQRVMKAFGGTICCESKEGDFTTFYLSFPPMPNTTNVKLNNGANESLELISSTPTIAISNQIKPSAKRMEKPLILVVDDKRVQLLLAKLYLEQLGYNVLLANNGKVAVQTIQNNPIDLVFMDIQMPIMDGFEAASIIKRSHPSLPIIALSGESGDKELKKINELMDGHLSKPTSKQALDEVLTTALAPAPV, from the coding sequence ATGTATACCAAGGCGGTTGTTTTAGTTTTAACCGCCCTACTCGTACTATTGTGGGCTGTCTACTTTTGTACAGCGCTTGCAAAACGTCATGGTACGTTCAGTTTGCAGCAATATGGCTACTATATTGGCTACACAATTGGTGTTTTCATATGGATGCTGAGTAATAGCTATTTTCATACAGACCTGATTAAGCAATTTAGTCATGAAGTGGCTATCAATATGGCTATCTTAGCCAACTTAGCCAACTTGATTGCATTTGCTTGTGCTTATTGCTTTATTGCAAAGCTACACAAACATTACACAGGACAATCAGTCCCTTATTGGCAACAGAAATTGGTTTTTGCCATTTTTATCTCTAGTGTTGCTTGTAATCTACTTCCAGGCTGGACAATAAAAGGCATAGAAATTACCGCACCGAGTAACTTTCGACTGGAGTTCGGTCCATACACTAAATACTTCTTTCTTGGCATCGTAACACTGATTTTACTTACATTTACTAACCTGCTTTCACTTAAAAATAGTAATAGCCCAATCCGCAGAACTCGTATCAACTACATGATATTGGGTATAACCATATTCATGTGCTCAACAGCAATTATTCAAGTAGGCCTAACCTATTTTTTCAATGAATTTTCACTCACTTGGTTACCACCAACGCTTTCACTCAGTGAAATGCTTTTCATGGGTTATGGACTACTTACTTCTAGATTCTATAGTCCAAAATACATTTGCTTTGTAGCTCTAAACGTTGGAACAACCGCTCTTATTTATGCAAGCTTGATTTCAATTCTTTATCCCTTTATTGAAATTAGATTGACCGATGTACTGCTATCAGTATTGCTCGTTGGCGTGACTTGGCAAACACTCTACAAAACGATAAGAAGAGGAGCCAGCTTGCTTCTGTACGGTGATTCAATATGCCCTGTAGAGCGCATTTCTCGGCTGGAGGAAGAATTTCAGCACTCACCGGCTCAAGCCATAGAAAGCCTTGCCAATTATTTGCAAGTACCCAAAGATAAGCTTCGTTTACTTGATGACTATCAAGGCGCACATTTATATCGTGCATATTTTAAAGATCACAGTGCAGCACTCGTCATTGAAGAGGTTGAAGAGGTATTGTCACAACTTGGGAATCATACATTAAGTCTCGTTCACCAGAATATGAACAAGACGCAATCGGCACTTGTCCTCCCTATATATAAGAGTAAAAACAATCTTTCACATGTCTTAGTGTCAAGTCCTAAGAATGATGGTGTGTATTTTTCCTATGAAGAGTTATCCGCATTAGAGAGGGTGTTTAAAAAAGTACAAGTACATATTAACTACGAACGAGAAGTTCGTCAGTCACAAGCCTTAGCAAGTTCTATTGCCCATGAGATGCGTAACCCCTTCGCTCAAGTCCAATTTCAGTTTGAGCACCTAGGCTCAGGAATCGATAGCAACCGACCACTTGAAGAACTTGCTACCCACGTAAACAAAGGAAAACAGGCCATAAAACGTGGTCACCAATTAATTGATATCATAGTGCGCGAAGTGGATAATGCATCGCTCGATCAGGAGCCTGTACTCCCTTCATCTATGTCATCGGTGATACTTGCAGCAGTGAACCAATATGGGTTTGATGACGATTCTATGCGTCAAAGAGTCCACTTAGATATTGAGCAAGATTTTGTCGTAAAAATAAACGAAACCCTGTTTAACTTCGTTCTCTTCAATTTGCTACGTAATGCGATATATTACTTTGACCCCTACCCTGATAGCACAATAACAATCCGAACATTAAAAGGTAATGACCAAAACCAAGTTATATTCTCAGATACTGGTCCCGGTATTCCTGAAGCATATTTGTCTAAAATATTTGACGACTTCTTTAGCCACAACAAAAGCGGTGGCAGTGGATTAGGACTAGGATACTGTCAACGTGTAATGAAGGCTTTTGGTGGCACGATTTGCTGTGAGTCAAAAGAAGGAGATTTCACAACATTTTATTTGTCTTTTCCACCGATGCCTAACACCACTAATGTTAAACTTAATAACGGCGCTAACGAATCCTTGGAGCTCATTTCCAGCACGCCAACGATTGCTATTTCAAATCAGATAAAGCCCTCAGCCAAACGAATGGAAAAGCCGTTAATCCTCGTAGTAGACGATAAGCGGGTTCAGCTTTTACTTGCTAAGCTTTATCTTGAGCAACTAGGCTATAACGTCCTACTAGCCAATAACGGGAAGGTCGCAGTTCAGACGATTCAGAACAACCCTATTGATCTCGTCTTTATGGACATTCAAATGCCGATAATGGATGGGTTTGAAGCGGCTAGCATCATCAAACGCTCACACCCATCTTTGCCCATCATTGCTCTGTCCGGAGAGTCGGGTGATAAAGAGCTAAAAAAAATCAATGAACTGATGGATGGTCATTTATCCAAGCCGACATCAAAGCAAGCATTAGATGAGGTGTTGACCACTGCATTAGCGCCTGCTCCTGTCTAA